The Polaromonas sp. SP1 DNA window TGTCGCCGGCCAGCACGGCCCAGCCGCCGGTGCGCGGCTCGCCATGGTCGTGCGCATGGTCATGCCCGTGGTGGCTGTGCGCGGCATGGACGTGGCCGGTGTGGTCATGCTGGGCATGGGCCGCCGCTTCAGGGCCGTGGTGCCCGCCGCCGTGGTGCTCATGCCCGTGGTGCCAGAGCTCGGCCTTGTCGAGCAGGAAGAAAAACACCAGCCCCACCAGCAAGGTGGCAAACAGCTCTTTCGCGCCGGCCTGGCTCTCAAAGGCCTCGGGCAGCAAATGCATAAAAGCCGTGGCCAGCAATGCGCCGGCAGCCAGGCTGAGCATGTGCTGGGTGTAGCGGGCCAGCACACCAAAGCTGAGCAGCGCCGCCAGCCACACGCTGCCGATGCCGGCGGCCAGGGTTCCCACCAGGATTGCTATCAAAGTCATAGCTGCTAACACTCGTATTTATTGGGCTGGAGCCCGAAATCATTCACAACCACCCATGGAGGTTACACCACAGACGACAAAACCCCGGGCGTGGCATCCAATGCCTGCGGCCGGGGTTCTATTTATCTTATCAAGCGTGTCAAGTGGTTAGCCCCACGGTCGTTCGCTTCGCGTAACTCCCTGCCCCCCGAGGGGGCCGCCCTACGGCCCGGCAAAGCCGAAAAACTGGCACACCCCTATCGGACTCACTGCGTGTAGCCCTTTTCCCCTTGCAGGGGACTGCGCCTGCGGCCTGGCAAAGCCAGTTCTGCGGCGCATGCTGGTTTAAGAGTTCTTTGG harbors:
- a CDS encoding ZIP family metal transporter; this encodes MTLIAILVGTLAAGIGSVWLAALLSFGVLARYTQHMLSLAAGALLATAFMHLLPEAFESQAGAKELFATLLVGLVFFFLLDKAELWHHGHEHHGGGHHGPEAAAHAQHDHTGHVHAAHSHHGHDHAHDHGEPRTGGWAVLAGDSVHAFGDGILIASAFMADLRLGVVAALAVLVHEVPHHMGDLVVLRQTSNNRRAALVKVSLAGAVTALGGVVGYALVDQLYDYLPFFLIMASSSFIYVALADLIPQLQKRVTARETIAQIAWLAIGIGLVTLISGMAHHH